A region from the Anomalospiza imberbis isolate Cuckoo-Finch-1a 21T00152 chromosome 23, ASM3175350v1, whole genome shotgun sequence genome encodes:
- the LACTBL1 gene encoding putative beta-lactamase-like 1, with translation MEGLQLRQAPCSRSFLKLTAMEVKWIHVLVIFLFLLSMAMTGCFLWQYSLPKVEPNPSVMEVRSESVQMCPRYPEPVPLDHPLPILKEALEKVDQMLRQKMHSSGLPAMSAIAIYNDTVLWTGNFGKKNASDPASGVPNEYTIYRIASVSKIFPTIMLYKMWEEGKVTSLDDPLERYAQNFVIKNPLGRFKDSEQRYTADGLVFLEKGSMPLKPSLVTLRRMASQLSGLPRRLRSTSLLWKGNTQDALALLKDDVLVADPGTRCHYSNLAFSLMAHVLADHAADGHYQHWISENILDRLGMEDTGFDITAPIRSQMAVGFYGSQQPAPLYDLGWYRPSGQMYSTAADLAKLAMVFLGTYHRRLLEPDTVKTMLTPLFKCSVEYFANKTGTPWEINEQLGYDVIRKDGDLDGYSATFSLIPKLRLSFIVLMAGPRPQGGDIVTQTYEYLIPAMETAFREADKSLVPPPNPIPYVGYYTYSNLTFYEIKVGIGGVLLMQQFGPHVEELIPEKYRTIKLHHLEDRVFQVVFDKEFPCVLHLGSASISLETQNGQLFNFYPFDRKGLSPGFDAPGLNTYNVVRVLRKPVFYS, from the exons ATGGAGGGGTTACAGCTGCGG CAGGCACCCTGCAGCCGGAGCTTCCTCAAGCTCACTGCCATGGAGGTGAAGTGGATCCATGTCTTGgtcatcttcctcttcctgctgTCCATGGCCATGACCGGCTGCTTCCTGTGGCAGTACAGCCTCCCCAAAGTGGAGCCCA ATCCATCCGTGATGGAGGTGAGGTCAGAGTCTGTGCAAATGTGTCCCCGCTATCCTGAGCCGGTGCCACTGGACCACCCTCTGCCCATCCTGAAGGAAGCACTGGAGAAG GTGGATCAGATGCTGCGGCAGAAGATGCACAGCTCCGGCCTCCCGGCCATGTCGGCCATCGCCATCTACAACGACACTGTGCTCTGGACGGGCAACTTTGGCAAGAAGAACGCCTCTGACCCTGCCTCGGGGGTGCCCAACGAGTACACCATCTACAG AATTGCCAGTGTCTCCAAGATCTTCCCCACCATTATGTTGTACAAGATGTGGGAGGAAGGAAAAGTCACATCCCTTGATGACCCATTGGAGCGCTATGCCCAGAACTTTGTTATTAAGAACCCTCTGGGGAGGTTCAAGGACTCAGAGCAGAGATACACAGCGGACGGCCTGGTGTTTTTGGAAAAAGGCTCGATGCCCCTGAAGccatccctggtcaccctgCGCAGAATGGCCAGTCAGCTCTCAG GTCTGCCCAGGAGGCTGCGATCCACCAGCCTGCTCTGGAAGGGCAACACACAGGATGCCCTCGCGCTGCTCAAAGACGATGTCCTGGTGGCCGACCCAGGAACCAG GTGCCACTACAGCAACCTGGCCTTCTCCCTGATGGCCCACGTGCTGGCTGACCACGCAGCTGATGGGCACTACCAGCACTGGATCTCGGAGAACATCCTGGATCGCCTGGGCATGGAGGACACCGGCTTTGACATCACGGCGCCCATCCGCTCGCAGATGGCTGTGGGCTTCTACGgcagccagcagccagccccGCTCTACGACCTGGGCTGGTACCGGCCCTCTGGCCAGATGTACTCCACAGCTGCCGACCTGGCCAAGCTGGCCATGGTCTTCCTGGGAACTTACCACCGCCGGCTGCTCGAGCCCGACACAGTGAAGACGATGCTGACACCCCTGTTCAAGTGCTCCGTGGAATACTTTGCTAACAAGACAGGCACACCCTGGGAGATTAACGAGCAGTTGGGATATGATGTCATCAGGAAGGATGGGGACCTTGATGGTTACTCAGCAACGTTCTCTCTCATCCCCAAGCTCCGCCTGAGCTTCATTGTGCTGATGGCAGGGCCCAGACCTCAGGGTGGGGACATTGTGACTCAGACATACGAGTATCTCATCCCTGCTATGGAGACAGCGTTCAGAGAGGCCGACAAAAGCTTGGTTCCTCCTCCAAACCCAATCCCTTATGTTGGCTACTACACCTATTCCAACCTGACTTTCTATGAGATCAAAGTTGGAATTGGTGGGGTGCTGCTCATGCAGCAGTTTGGGCCTCATGTGGAAGAGCTGATCCCTGAAAAGTATCGGACAATCAAGCTCCACCACCTGGAAGATCGCGTTTTCCAAGTCGTTTTTGACAAGGAGTTCCCATGTGTTCTGCACCTGGGCTCTGCCTCCATTTCACTGGAGACGCAGAATGGGCAGCTCTTTAACTTCTACCCCTTCGACCGCAAGGGTTTGTCCCCTGGCTTTGACGCCCCGGGGCTGAACACCTACAACGTGGTGCGTGTCCTGCGCAAGCCCGTGTTCTACAGCTAA